TTGCGCGCCTCGCCCAAAGCTCAGACCGTGTCGTTGCCACCGCGGCGGCAGCAACGATGATCGGCGAAAGCCAGAGGCGACAGGTGAGCGAGGGCCGGGGGCTGACCGGCACCGGTCTGCCGGCCGCGCTCCACGCGCGGCTCGTCTGGTGGGTGGCCGCCGCTCTGCGCGATCGTGCTAGCGACGGCCTGGCCGATCCGGCGCCGCTCGACCGCGCGATTGCCGAAGCGGCGCTGCGCAACATCGCGGCACATGATGGTGACGATCGTGTCGAAGCCACAGCGATGCGATTGGCCGAGGCGGTCGATGCTCAACCGGCCGAGCTGCCTGCGCTGCTCGATGAGATCCTGCGCGACCGACGCCTGACCGTGCTCGCGGCCTTCATCGCCCACGCGCTCGGGGGGCGCTATGAGCTCGGCCGCGAGTTGCTGGTCGATCCCTTAGGTGACCGGCTATGGCTGGTGCTGCGTGCGCTGAACGTGCCGCGCGAGACGATCGCGCGCCTCGGTTTCCACCTCTGCGAGGCCGATCCCCGCCGCGATGTCGATGCCTTTGCCGACGCGCTCGACCTGGCGGCGAGCATTGATCCGGCTACTGCGCGACTGGCGGTGGCCCCGCTGAGCCTGCATCCCGATTTCCGTGCGGCGCTCCTGGCGCTCGATGCGTTGAAGGACGTGCGATGAACGCCGTCGACCCGCTTCTCCATCCGATCGTCGCGCGCTGTGATGCCGAAGGACGCCTGATGCAGGCCGACCCGCGCTTCCTTGCGCTCGTCGACCGCGCGGGCGGTGCGATTGGCGGCGATATCGCGCTGCCCGAAGTCGCGGCCCTGGCGCGACTCGCCCGGCGACTGGGGATCGCGATCGCGCGTGCCGTCGTCGTCGCCGACGGGGACGATGATCTGGAGCTGTCGGTCCGCGCCGAGCCCGATGCCGAGGGCGTGACCCTGATCATCGGCGGCTGGCAAGCGCGGCCATCCTGGCGACCGTCGGACGAACGCGGGTCGTTTCGTGGCGTCGAGGCGGACTGGCTGTGGGAAAGCGACGCTGCGTTGCGCCTGACCCATGTCACGCCAGACGCGGGCACACGCTACGGTTTCGACGCCGCGGCGATCCTCGGCCAGCCGCTGGTCAAGCTTTTTGCGCTCGCCGAAGACGGTGAGGGCGCCTTTCCGATCCTGGGCGCCGTCGCCGCGCAGATGCGGTTCGACGCGCAGGAGGCGGAGATCCGCGGAACGGGACGCCGCGTGATGCTGTCTGCCGAGCCCCGAATCGACGCTCGCGGTCGCTTTGCCGGCTTCGCCGGCGGCGTGACGATGCTCGACGCGTCCCCGGCCGAGGCGGCAGAACCCGTCACCGATGCCGAGCCAGCCACGGCTTTCGCCGCCGGCTTCGGCGAACAGCTCGACAAATCGCTGCGCCGGCCACTCGAGCGGATCATCGCCAACGCCAGCAGCATGAGCGCGGGCGTCGATGGACCGATCGCCGAGCGCTACTCGGGCTATGCCGACGACATTGCGAGCGCCGGACGCCATCTGCTCGGTCTGGTCGACGATCTGGTCGATCTGGAGGCTGTCGAACGTGCCGACTTCATCGTCGATGCCGAACCGCTCGACCTCGCCGACGTCGCGCGCCGTGCGGCGGGTCTGCTTGCCGTGCGCGCCTCCGAGGGTGATGTGCGGATCGATCGCCCTGCGGCGGACGAAAGCCAGCCGGCTACCGGCGACTTCCGTCGCTCGCTGCAAGTCCTGGTCAACCTGATCGGCAATGCCGTGCGCTATTCACCGCGGGGGGGAAGCGTGTGGGTGCGGATCACGCAGGATGACACCCACGCCTGCGTGATCGTCGCCGACCAGGGCAAGGGCATCGCGGAACCCGACCAGGCGATGATTTTCGAGAAATTCGGTCGCGTCGACCCGACCGAGCCGGGTGGCAGCGGCCTGGGTCTTTACATCTCGCGGCGTCTGGCGCGGGCGATGGGCGGAGATATCACGGTCGACAGCGCGCCCGGCGCGGGCGCGCGGTTCCTGTTCACGTTGCCGTTGGGCTAGAGCGTACGCCTAATCCCTAACCGCTAAACATTCGTCCCGATCCAGGTCGGGGGGGGGCGTCGTTCGCAGGCTTCTCGGCTTTCCCCGGAACGCGTGGAGGCAAGGGATCAGCGCCGTACTCTACGCCGCGCGTAGAGTATCAGTATCAGACCAAGTACCGCCAGCACCGATCCGCGCGTGATCCATGGCCGCTGGTCGATCATGAAGCTTGACTGCGGCCAGCGGACCCATCCGAGTCCCTGGCCGACCCACAGCATCCCCATCGCGAAGGCCATCAGGCCGATGGCGATGAGGATGCGGCGTCGCGTCATCTCAGCGCTGGCCGATCGGAACGTAGGGACGCTCGGTCGGGCCGGTGTAGAGCTGGCGCGGACGGCCGATCTTCTGCTCTGGGTCCGAGATCATCTCGTTCCACTGTGCGACCCAGCCGACGGTGCGGGCGAGCGCGAACAGCACGGTGAACATCGTCGTCGGGAAACCGATCGCCGACAGGATGACGCCCGAATAGAAGTCGACGTTCGGGAACAGCTTCTTCTCGATGAAGTAATCGTCGCTCAGCGCGATCTCTTCGAGGCGCAGCGCGGTTTCGAACAGCGGATCCGACACGTTCAGCGCCTCGAACACTTCGCGCACGGTCTTCTGCATCACCGTCGCACGCGGGTCGTAGTTCTTATAAACGCGGTGGCCGAAGCCCATCAGGCGGAACGGATCGTTCTTGTCCTTGGCGCGGGCGATATATTCCGGAATCCGATCCGGCGTGCCGATCTCGCGCAGCATGTTGAGCGCGGCTTCATTGGCGCCGCCATGCGCCGGACCCCATAGGCAGGCGATGCCCGCTGCGATGCACGCGAACGGATTGGCGCCCGACGAACCGGCGAGACGCACGGTCGAGGTCGATGCGTTCTGCTCGTGATCGGCATGCAGGATGAAGATACGGTCCATCGCGCGTTCGACCGCCGGGTTGACCTCATATTCCTCGGCCGGAACACCGAAGGTCATGCGCAGGAAGTTGCCCGCGTAGGACAGGTCGTTCTTCGGATAGAGGAACGGCTGACCGACGCTGTACTTGTACGCCATCGCCGCGATCGTCGGCATCTTGGCGATCAGCCGGTGCGACGCGATCATGCGCTGATGCGGATCCGAGATGTCGGTCGAATCATGATAGAAGGCCGACAATGCGCCGACCACACCGCACATCACCGCCATCGGGTGCGCGTCGCGACGGAAGCCGCGGTAGAAGGTCGCCAACTGCTCGTGCAGCATCGTGTGGCGGCTGATCGTGTAGGTGAACTTATCGAGTTCGTCCTGGCTCGGCAGTTCGCCGTTCAGCAGCAGATAGCTGACTTCCATGAACGACGAATGTTCGGCCAGCTCGCCGATCGGGTAGCCGCGGTGGAGCAGCACGCCCTGGTCGCCGTCGATGTAGGTCAGCGCCGATTCGCACGACGCGGTGCTGGTGAAGCCGGGGTCGTAGGTGAACATTCCCGACTTCGCGTACAGCTTGCGAATGTCGATGACGTCCGGACCGACGCTGCCCGACAGCACCGGATAGTCGCCGTCGCCGATCTTGATGCTGGTATCGGTCACTCGCAAAGCTCCTCGTTATCTTTGTCAGCCCGGTCAGGCCATCTGGTCGGCGATCCGTCCCAAACTCTCGTCGCGCCCGAGGAGTTCGAGCACATCGAAAATTCCCGGCGAGGTCTTGCGACCGACAAGTGCGGCGCGCAGCGGCTGCGCGACGGCACCGAGCTTGACGCCCGCGGCCTCGGCGACCTCGCGGACCGCCGGTTCGAGCGCTTCCGTATCCCAGCTGTCGAGCGCGTCAAGCGCGGCGTGCAGGCGGGTCAGCAGCGACCGTGCCTCACCTTCTAGCAGACCCTTGGCGGCATCGTCCATTTCGAGTGGGCGACTGCGAAAGAGAAAGCCTGCGCCATCGGCCAATTCAAGGATGTTCGCGGCGCGCGGCTTCAGCGACGCCATGCTGCGACGCAACAGGTCGCGCTGCTCGACCGTGAGTTCGAAACCGAGATACGGGGCAGCGAGATCGGCCAGTCGCGCATCGTCGGCGGCACGGATGTAATGACCGTTCAGGTTTTCCAGCTTCTTGGTATCGAACCGGGCTGGTGATTTTCCGACGGCGTCGAGGTCGAACCATTCGATCGCCTGTTCGCGACTGATGATCTCGTCATCGCCGTGCCCCCAGCCCAGCCGGAGGAGGTAATTGAACAGCGCTTCGGGCAGAATGCCGAGTTCGTCGCGATATGCATCGACGCCCAGCGCACCGTGGCGCTTCGACAACTTGGCGCCATCGCCGCCATGGATCAGCGGAATGTGCGCATAGACGGGCTCCGGCCAGCCCATCGCGCGGATGATCGTCAGCTGGCGGAACGCGTTGTTCAGGTGATCGTCGCCGCGGATGACATGGGTCACGCCCATGTCGTGATCGTCGACGACGACCGCGAGCATGTAGGTGGGCGTGCCGTCCGAACGGAGCAGGACCATGTCGTCAAGTTCGGCATTGGCGACGGTGACGCGACCCTGGACCAGATCGTCGATCACCGTCTCGCCGTCGCGCTCGGCCTTGATCCGCACGACGAAGGGCTGATCGGCGGGCGCGGTCGACGGGTCGGCGTCGCGCCAGGGCGAGTTCAGACGAAACGGGCGACGTTCGGCTTCGGCTGCGGCGCGGGCAGCGGCGAGTTCGTCCTGCGTCATGTAGCAGCGGTATGCGCCACCGCGGGCGATCAGCTCGTCGACGACTTCGGCGTGACGGCCGGCGCGGGTCGACTGGAACACGGGTTCCTCATCCCAATCCAGCCCCAGCCAGTTCAGCCCGTCGAAAATGACGTCGATCGCCTCCTTGGTGGAACGCGCCTTGTCGGTATCCTCAATCCGCAGCAGCGCCTTGCCGCCATAGTGGCGCGCGTACAGCCACGCGAACATGCCGGTTCGGGCATTGCCGATGTGCAGATAACCCGTCGGGGACGGGGCGAAGCGGGTGACGACGGCGGAATTGGTCGCCGGTGAAGACGCGCGATTGGCCGCGCCGGTTTCGGTGGTTGCGCTCACGCGCCGCTGCTCCCAGGATCGAGGACGAATGGCCAGTCCAGCCGATCGGCGCCCTAGCATGGCCCTTACCGGGCTTCAAATCGCCCGGCCGCGATGGCGTGGCCGGACGGTTGAGCGTTGGCTAGAGGCGGAGCGCGACGCGCTGGTGTTATGGCTGCCGGTCGCGCTGGGGGCCGGGATCGCGGCGTGGTTCGTGCTGCCGGACCGGGCGGCGTGGATCGGGTGGATACTGGCGAGCGCCGCGGTGGCTGTCGCTGGGCTGGTCCTGGCGGGTGGCACGCGGGCGGGGCGCGTGCTGCTCGTCGGCGGCCTGACCGGTGCGCTGGGCTGCACGTTGGTGTGGTGGCGGGCGGAGCAGGCGGCTGCGCCCGTACTCGCACGACCGGTCATCGCAGCGCTCGTCGCGCGCGTCGAGCGGGTCGAGCCGTTGCCGGCGCGCGCGCTGACCCGGCTGACGCTGGCGACCGAGCCGGGATCGTCCCTGCCGCCTCGCATCCGCGTCAATCTGGCCGACGCGGACATGCCGGCCGGGCTGACTCGCGGCGCGCGCGTTTCGCTCCGGGCGCGACTGATGCCACCGGCGAGCGCGGCCGTGCCGGGCGCGTACGACTTTGCCCGCGCCGCGTGGTTCGCAGGCATAGGCGCCACGGGACGCGGCTTTGCGCCGGTAACGATCGTCGTACCGGGGGAGCCGGCGGGAAGCGCCGTGCGGCAGCGGCTGTCACAGCATATTCGGTCGCAATTGCCTGACGCGGAGGGCGCAGTGGCGGCGTCGTTGGCGACGGGCGACCAGGGCGCGATCCCCGAACACGATGCCGAGGCGATGCGGCGATCGGGGCTCGCGCATCTCTTGTCCGTGAGCGGGCTTCACATCACGGCAGTCGTCGCGGCGACGATGACGCTCGTGCTGCGGATCCTGGCCCTCAGCCCCTGGCTCGCGCTCAATCTGCGGCTGCCGTTGATTGCCGGTGCCGCCGGTGCGGTCGCCGCGATCGGCTATACCTGGTTGACTGGCGCGGAGGTGCCGACGCTGCGATCGTGCATCGCGGCGCTGCTGGTGCTGGCCGCACTGGCGTTGGGGCGCGAAGCGATCACATTGCGGCTGGTCGCGGCCGGAGCATTGGCCGTACTTCTGCTCTGGCCCGAGGCGCTGGTCGGGGCGAGTTTTCAGCTGTCGTTCGCTGCCGTGACGGCCATCGTCGCCTTGCACGAGCATCGCCGGGTGCGAGACTTCTTCGCGCCTCGCGACGAAGGATGGGCGCAGCGGTTATTGCGATCCCTCGCGTCCTTGCTGCTGACCGGCATCGTCATCGAACTCGTGCTGATGCCCATCGCCTTGTTCCATTTTCATAAGGCCGGGCTGTACGGGGCGCTGGCGAACATCGTCGCCATTCCGTTGACGACCTTCGTCGTCATGCCGCTCGAAGCGGGGGCGCTGTTGCTGGACACCTTCGGTCTCGGCGCGCCTTTGTGGTGGCTGTGCGGCAAGGCGCTGATGCTGTTGCTGTGGATCGCCCGGACGACCGCAGACGCCCCCGGTGCGGTCGCGTCTTTGCCGATGATGCCACGGGCGGCGTTCGGGCTGATGATCGGGGGCGGCTTGTGGACGCTGTTGTGGCAATCGCGAGCACGGTGGTTGGGTCTGGTGCCGGTCGGCGTCGGCGCGATCTGGGCGCTTGCGACGCCTGCTCCCGACCTGATCGTGACCGGCGACGGACGGCACCTGGCAGTGCGAATGGACGACGGGCGGCTGGCGGTCTTGCGTGAGCGAGCCGGGGACTATGTCCGCGATCTCCTGGCCGAAGGCGGGGGAGCGGATGGGGTCTTGCCGGCGCTGGACGATATGCCGACGGCGACGTGTAACGCGGATCTGTGTCTCGCGCGGTTGTGGCGCGACGGGCGATCATGGCGCATCCTGGCAACGCGGAGTGGCTATCACCTCGACGCCGGGGCGCTGGCCGCGGTGTGCCGATCGGTCGATGTCGTGATCAGCGAACGGCGCTTGCCGCGAACGTGCCGGCCGGGGTGGCTGAAACTCGATCGACCCGCCCTGCGACGATCGGGCGGGGTCGCCGTCGGCTTCGTCGGGCCGTGGTTACGGCGAGTCGCGGACGATGCCGGGGCGCACCCATGGGGGCAGCCGGCGACGGTGATGCCGGCGCGCGAATCAGGGCGCTGAGCTTGATATCAATGCCGCGTCTATCGTCACGAACAGTCGCGAGATGTGCGACCCTGCCGCTCAGCGAGCGACAGCGTCTCCGGCAAGCAGCCTGTCCAGGTTATTCTCCGGCACTCAGTAATTTTTACGGTGCCCCGAGGGAGGTCGGGACGACGGTTTCCGCCTGCCGTCCGACCCCGTATTTGTCCCACCTGGGTCCCGGCCTTTCTTGGCGGTGCAGGTCCTTCTGCGACGCTTGCTTCACCGCAGCGGGACTAGGGCCCGAGAAAGCCCCGCGCCCCCGCTAGCGGATTGCTCTGTCCGTCGCCCTCACCCGCTCGAAAACTGTCGGCCGCAACGCTCACGGCCTTGGCCTCATCCGAACGAGACGGTTGCGCTGCTCAATAGCGACGCAGCAGCCCCGCCAGCTTGCCCTGCACGCGCACCTGACGCGAGTCGTAGCGCTGGGGATCATATGACCGGTTCGCCGGATCGAGCCGGACCATGCTGCCCTCGCGGTAGAAGGTCTTCAGCGTCGCCTCATTCTCGTCGATCAGCGCGACGACGATGTCCCCGTCCCGTGCCGTTTCCGTCCGGCGGATCAGCGCATAATCGCCGTCGAGAATACCCTTCTCGACCATCGAGTCGCCCGACACTTCGAGCGCGTAATGCTCGCCCGAGCCGAGCAGCGCGGCAGGGACGGGCAGCATCGTCGCCCCCTCCATCGCCTCGATCGGGACACCCGCGGCGATGCGACCGTGAAGCGGGATTTCGATAACGTCGTTCGCCGGCGCCGGTGATGCACGATCGGCGAAAGTTGACGAAGTTGAGGCCTGCGGCGCGACCTTCGGCGCGACCGGCGCACCCTTGCGCTCCGGCATCTTCAACACTTCCAGCGCACGCGCACGGTTGGGCAAGCGGCGCAGAAACCCGCGTTCCTCCAATGCCGAGATCAGGCGGTGCACGCCGGACTTCGACTTCAGGTCGAGCGCTTCCTTCATCTCCTCGAACGACGGCGACACACCACTTTCGTTCAGGGAATCGTTAATGAAGCAAATAAGCTCGTGCTGCTTCTTCGTGAGCATAGGGCCTCCGTCCGGGAACAGACGACGAACGTATGCGGTTTGTTCCCGGCACTGTCAAGCGATCATCAGGATTTCCGCCGAGTCGCCGGTGCGCGCGGCGGGCGCATGGGGCGGTCGCACGACCAGGCACGTCGAGCGTGCCAGCGTGCGTAACATCGAGCTATCTTGAATGGTCGAGGCAAAGGCGGCCCCGTCGCGCAGTTCGGCGCGCAGATAGTCGGTGCGCTCACCATTGGCCGGCAGATCTTCGCCGAGTGGCGCGCGCACGGTGGCGGCGAAGGGATCGATCGCACCCGCCAGGTGCCGGATGAGCGGCTTCACGAACAATTCGGCGGTCACGAAGGCGGACACGGGGTTCCCGGGCAACCCAAGCACGACAGTCCGCCCAAGGCGTCCGGCCATCATTGGCTTGCCCGGCCTCAGGGCGATCCGCCAGAAATCGATGCTGGCGCCGGCGGCCTCCAGCGCCGGCCGCACGAGATCATGATCGCCGACCGACGCGCCCCCGGTCGTCACCAGCACATCGGCGGCGACACTTCGAAACGCCGCCTCGAGCATGTCGGCACGGTCGGGCAGGATCCCGAGGTCGATAATCTCGACCCCCATCGGGGAGAGCATCGCGGCGAGCATGACGCCGTTCGATTCGGGCAGCTGGCCGGCGGTAAGCGGCGCACCGGCCGGAACGAGCTCGTCGCCGGTCGCGGCGATGGCGACACGGACCCGCTGGCGGACTGGCAGGTGCGCATGGCCGCCGATCGCCGCGACCGCCAGGCGGGCCGGCGTTATCGCGGCGCCGGCGGGGATCAACACATCGCCCTCGGCAAAGTCGAGCCCGCGCCGGCGGACGTTGCGGCCCGGGTGGCCCGGGCCCTCGCCGGCAAGGTGCACGATCGGCCCTTCGATCCGCGCCTCCTCCTGCACCAGCACGCAGTCCGCGCCCTCCGGCATCGCGGCGCCGGTGAAAATGCGGACCGTTTCGCCTGCGCCGACCGTCCCGCCGAACGGACGACCGGCAGCACTCTCGCCGATCAGGCGGAGCGGTCGATCGAGGTCGGCGTGTCGCACCGCATAGCCATCCATCGCCGAAAGGTCGCTAGCAGGCTGGGTGCGCCGGGCGACGACATCCGCCGCGGCAAAGCGATGCGCCGCCGCCGCGAGCGAGACGTGCTCTACGGCCAGCGGTGCGGCGAGGGAAAGGACGCGATTTTGGGCATCGACGACGGGCAGGAGGGGCAAGCGTCAAACCCCGTCGTAGGCGCGCTGGAACAACGATTGCGCGCGGGTCACATCGTCCAATGTTCGCATGACGATTTCAAGATCACCCGTTCCGAAGTGGCCGACCTTGCGCACGTCGCGCGTGAAGCCTGGTTCGAGCGTGATACTGTCCGGATCGAGCTTTACATAGGCGGTGACGCTGCGTGCCGATGGATAGATTTCGAGGCAGGCAAAATTCTTAATCCGCTTGAATGCGTGGTAGAGCTTCAGTTCGACTACCTGAACATCGTCACCGAGCGCGGTCAGGAAGCTGGTCGCCGCGTCCCAGATATCGCGCAACTGGGCATCGGCATTACCCAAGCGATAATCGATCCGCTGGCTGAGGTAAGGATCCTTGGCCGGAGCGTTACCCGTATCGACGATTTGGACAGGAGACGTCGGCCGGGGGGGCGTTGCGCGCGGGGCGTGAACCAGTTCGACCATCAACAGGTCGTCATCGAAACGACGATACCGAATGAGTTCGATATTGCGGGCAATCTGTTTGACGGCATGCCCGTCGTAACGGGTGAAATCGCCAGCGATGCAGACCAGCCGCGGCGCACTCCATTCGACGCGATCCGCAGCGTCCTTTCCGAGCTTTTCCAGAACTAGCCACTGAAAATCGCGCCGGTGGTCCATCAACCAGTCGAGATAGAACAGCCCTTGATTGATGACGTTTTCGTTCGTCGCACGTTTGTACTCGATAATGACGGGGCTGCCATCCTCGTCGATGCCGAGCGTGTCGATACGCCCCCCGTGGACCGGGCCGGTGCTGAACTCGCTGGCAAGAAAGCGAACACCTAGAAGTGCTTCGAGGTTATGCTCGAATAGCGTTTGCAGGGATTTTTCGACTTGCGGACTTTGGACGGCGAGCTCGCGAACACCAGCCTCGCTTAGACGAAACAGCTGAATGTCGCTCATGCTACGTCCTCGGCGAACCAGTCGCCCGATTTGCCGCCGGTCTTTTCCAGCAGGCGGACGTGTTCGATGACCATGCCCTTATCGATCGCCTTGGCCATATCGTAGAGCGTCAGCAAAGCGACCGTCGCGGCCGTCAGGGCCTCCATTTCGACGCCGGTCTGGCCAGTCGTCGCGCAGGTGGCGGTGACGGTGATGCCGGTGTCGTCCAGATTGAGGTCGATCGACGCCTTGGTCAGCGGAAGCGGGTGGCAGAGTGGAATCAGGTCCGACGTGCGCTTGGCTGCCATGATGCCGGCGATGCGGGCGGTGGCGAGGACGTCGCCCTTCTTGTTGCTGCCGCCGCGAATGGCGGTGATCGCGGCGGGGGCCATGGCGATGCGGCCGCGGGCGACGGCGCGGCGCTGCGTCGCGGGCTTGGCGCCGACGTCGACCATGTGCGCGGCGCCGGTGGAATCGAGGTGGGTAAGGGGCATCTATCCCTCTGCCATCGGGAGCGGGGGGGAGGCGGCGGCGGCCGGCGGAAGGGTGAGGATAGGGTCTGGCATCATCGCTGCCCTTATCCTTCGGAGGGGAGCGGGCCGACCAGCGCCCGCGTCGCCGCCTCCACGTCCGCCTGTCGCATCAGCGACTCTCCGATCAGGAAGCAGCGAATACCGTGATCGGCCATCGCATCGAGCTCGGCTCGCGTGTTGAGGCCGCTTTCGGCGACGAAGGTGCACCCCTCCGGTGCCCGACCGACGAGTTCGTACGTCCGTGCGAAGTCGACCGTGAAGTCCTTGAGATTGCGGTTGTTCACCCCGATCAGCCGAGATTTCAACGCCAGTGCGCGGTCCAGTTCGTTCGCATCATGAACCTCGACCAGTACGTCCATCCCCAGGCCGATCGCCGTATCCTCGATCTCAGCCATCGCGCCGTCGTCCAGCGCGGCGACGATGATTAGAATCGCATCCGCCCCGATCGCGCGCGCCTCTATCACCTGCCAGGGGTCGACCATGAAGTCCTTGCGGATGACCGGCAGGCGGCACGCCGCGCGGGCGGCGATCAGATAATCTTCGTGGCCTTGGAAATAGGGCGCGTCGGTCAGGACCGAGAGACAAGCAGCGCCGCCGGCGTCATAGGCCCGCGCGTGAGCCGGCGGATCGAAATCCTTGCGGATCAAGCCCTTCGATGGCGAAGCTTTCTTGATTTCTGCGATCAGTCCGTACCCGGTCGCAGCCTTGGCGTCGAGTGCGCGGCGGAAACCCCGCGGCGGGGTCTGGGCCATCGCCAGCGCCTGGAGGTCGGCAAGCGACGTCGTGCGGCGACGCTCGGACACCTCGCCACGCTTGGTGTCCAGGATAGTGTCGAGCATCGTCGTCATGCGTAGGCGATCCAGGCATCGAGCAGCGCATTGGCGCGGCCGTTGTCGAGGGCTTCGGCCGCCAGCGCGGCGCCTTCGGTCAGGTCGGGGGCGGCGCGGGCGATGACCAGCGCGGCGGCGGCATTCAGCAGGACGGCGTCGCGATACGGGCCGTGCTCGCCGGTCAGCAGGCGGCGGAGCGCCAGCGCGTTGTAGGCCGGGTCGCCGCCGCGGATCTCGGACAACGGGCTGCGAACCAGGCCAGCGTCCTCTGGCACGATCCGCTCGGGCAGGTCGCAGTCACCGACGCGAACGACAATCGTCGGGCCGGCGCTGGAGATTTCGTCGAGGCCTTCCTCGCCCGAAATGACCGCGGCGCCCTCCGCGCCCAGGCTGGCCATCGCCTCGGCATAGACGGGCGCATAGTCGGGGCGAGCGATGCCGATCAGCTGGCGGGTGACGTGCGCCGGGTTGGCGAGCGGGCCCATCAGGTTGAAGATCGTCCGGCGCCCGAGCCGCTGCCGGATCGGCTGGATGCGCTTCATCGCCGGATGGTGGTTGCCGGCGAAGAGGAAGCAGATGCCGAGGTCGGCGAGCGTCGCTTCCGCCATTGCCCCTGCGCGAGCCATGTCGAGGCCCAGCGCTTCGAGCGTATCGGCGGCGCCGGCCTTCGACGACGCGGCGCGGTTGCCGTGCTTCGCAACGGGCACGCCACACGCTGCCACGACCAGGCTGACCGCGGTCGAGACGTTGAGCGTATGGTGGCCGTCACCACCGGTACCGCAGACGTCGATGGTGCCGGGCGGCGCCTCGATCGGGATCAGGCGCTCGCGCAGGGCCCGCGCGGCCTCGGCGATCTCGATCGAGGTCTCGCCGCGTTCGGTCAGACCGATCAGGAAGGCGGCGATCGCGTCCTCCGACGTTCGGCCATCGAGGATGTCGGCGAACGCCTGTCGCGCGCTTTCATGGGCGAGCGGCGAGGATGGATCGGGGAGGGGGGCGTGGGTGGTCATGCCGCAACCTCCTCTCCGCGAGCGGGAAGGATTTGTGCGATCGCCAGGAAATTCGCCAGCATCGCATGACCATGTTCGGTCGCGATGCTTTCCGGGTGGAACTGAACGCTGTGGATCGGCAGCGCCGTGTGGCGGAATGCCATGACGCTGCCATCGGGCGCGGTCGCGTTGACCGCCAGGCAGGCCGGCACGTCCTCGACGATCAGGCTGTGATAGCGGGTCGCTGTGAAGGGAGAGGGGAGCCCGGCGAACAAGCCGGTGCCGTCATGGGTCAGCGGGCTGGTCTTGCCGTGCATCAGACCGCCACGCACCACGCGCCCGCCGAAATGCTGGCCGATCGCCTGATGGCCCAGACATACGCCCAGCAAAGGCGTGCGCGTGTCGGCACAGGCGGCAACCATGTCCAGACTGATG
The nucleotide sequence above comes from Roseomonas aeriglobus. Encoded proteins:
- the lexA gene encoding transcriptional repressor LexA, producing MLTKKQHELICFINDSLNESGVSPSFEEMKEALDLKSKSGVHRLISALEERGFLRRLPNRARALEVLKMPERKGAPVAPKVAPQASTSSTFADRASPAPANDVIEIPLHGRIAAGVPIEAMEGATMLPVPAALLGSGEHYALEVSGDSMVEKGILDGDYALIRRTETARDGDIVVALIDENEATLKTFYREGSMVRLDPANRSYDPQRYDSRQVRVQGKLAGLLRRY
- a CDS encoding molybdopterin molybdotransferase MoeA, giving the protein MPLLPVVDAQNRVLSLAAPLAVEHVSLAAAAHRFAAADVVARRTQPASDLSAMDGYAVRHADLDRPLRLIGESAAGRPFGGTVGAGETVRIFTGAAMPEGADCVLVQEEARIEGPIVHLAGEGPGHPGRNVRRRGLDFAEGDVLIPAGAAITPARLAVAAIGGHAHLPVRQRVRVAIAATGDELVPAGAPLTAGQLPESNGVMLAAMLSPMGVEIIDLGILPDRADMLEAAFRSVAADVLVTTGGASVGDHDLVRPALEAAGASIDFWRIALRPGKPMMAGRLGRTVVLGLPGNPVSAFVTAELFVKPLIRHLAGAIDPFAATVRAPLGEDLPANGERTDYLRAELRDGAAFASTIQDSSMLRTLARSTCLVVRPPHAPAARTGDSAEILMIA
- the moaC gene encoding cyclic pyranopterin monophosphate synthase MoaC translates to MPLTHLDSTGAAHMVDVGAKPATQRRAVARGRIAMAPAAITAIRGGSNKKGDVLATARIAGIMAAKRTSDLIPLCHPLPLTKASIDLNLDDTGITVTATCATTGQTGVEMEALTAATVALLTLYDMAKAIDKGMVIEHVRLLEKTGGKSGDWFAEDVA
- a CDS encoding aminodeoxychorismate/anthranilate synthase component II; the encoded protein is MILVIDNYDSFTWNLVHYLMELGVEVRVERNDAMTAREALATGARAILLSPGPCTPNEAGISLDMVAACADTRTPLLGVCLGHQAIGQHFGGRVVRGGLMHGKTSPLTHDGTGLFAGLPSPFTATRYHSLIVEDVPACLAVNATAPDGSVMAFRHTALPIHSVQFHPESIATEHGHAMLANFLAIAQILPARGEEVAA
- a CDS encoding DUF91 domain-containing protein, producing MSDIQLFRLSEAGVRELAVQSPQVEKSLQTLFEHNLEALLGVRFLASEFSTGPVHGGRIDTLGIDEDGSPVIIEYKRATNENVINQGLFYLDWLMDHRRDFQWLVLEKLGKDAADRVEWSAPRLVCIAGDFTRYDGHAVKQIARNIELIRYRRFDDDLLMVELVHAPRATPPRPTSPVQIVDTGNAPAKDPYLSQRIDYRLGNADAQLRDIWDAATSFLTALGDDVQVVELKLYHAFKRIKNFACLEIYPSARSVTAYVKLDPDSITLEPGFTRDVRKVGHFGTGDLEIVMRTLDDVTRAQSLFQRAYDGV
- the trpD gene encoding anthranilate phosphoribosyltransferase; translated protein: MTTHAPLPDPSSPLAHESARQAFADILDGRTSEDAIAAFLIGLTERGETSIEIAEAARALRERLIPIEAPPGTIDVCGTGGDGHHTLNVSTAVSLVVAACGVPVAKHGNRAASSKAGAADTLEALGLDMARAGAMAEATLADLGICFLFAGNHHPAMKRIQPIRQRLGRRTIFNLMGPLANPAHVTRQLIGIARPDYAPVYAEAMASLGAEGAAVISGEEGLDEISSAGPTIVVRVGDCDLPERIVPEDAGLVRSPLSEIRGGDPAYNALALRRLLTGEHGPYRDAVLLNAAAALVIARAAPDLTEGAALAAEALDNGRANALLDAWIAYA
- the trpC gene encoding indole-3-glycerol phosphate synthase TrpC, producing MTTMLDTILDTKRGEVSERRRTTSLADLQALAMAQTPPRGFRRALDAKAATGYGLIAEIKKASPSKGLIRKDFDPPAHARAYDAGGAACLSVLTDAPYFQGHEDYLIAARAACRLPVIRKDFMVDPWQVIEARAIGADAILIIVAALDDGAMAEIEDTAIGLGMDVLVEVHDANELDRALALKSRLIGVNNRNLKDFTVDFARTYELVGRAPEGCTFVAESGLNTRAELDAMADHGIRCFLIGESLMRQADVEAATRALVGPLPSEG